One part of the Georgfuchsia toluolica genome encodes these proteins:
- a CDS encoding molybdopterin-dependent oxidoreductase: protein MQTTNAVFPFSTGADDAWVPSACALCYASCSIRAHRVNGAVVKIEGNPDSVVGKGRLCGKGVTGIMTHYDPNRLTKPLRRTNPKKGINEDPGWKEVSWDEALDELASVLKRVRKEDPRKLVVQRTTTVTASGMPFRAFSAAFGTPNVSASGGGIHCGNGAHLISGTMHASWSAVPDFAYCNYAMYFGASKGHAAGHASGSNMGLAADARARGMKMVVVDPMANFAGAKATEWVPIRVGTDAALALAMAHVMVRELGIYDVAYLQAKTNGAYLIGPDQRYVRDTESNQPLVWDKAAQAARPFSAVVAADMALGGEFSVRGVKCEPGFAKLKAHLAKFTPEWAEGVCTVPARDIRRLAAEFAAEACIGSTIVIDGVTLPYRPVAAIAFRGNQGHLNSNYNFIAVDLLNQLVGAADVVGSCLGFNPACKGFPENGRLRYVPKPDADGLMVAGMWLGFHYPYPPTDPRLPQNLGLQDLFVMGLNSIFLNSTDQEEFWQKFELPYRPEVLINFGANLVMAIGNGEVVAKSLERYKFMVSFDLFLTETSQFADLVLPDASYLQMTDSRANFPFMFSLPAGMGEWCWPIRQPVLPLDGGQRRFTDVLLDVADRMGMRADINAAYNAAMNLQHPYRLEGDRPYSYEEICDADLKNNFGAERGLDWFKEHGLIKWKKQPQEVYWRPFVDVRVPIYWEFLGSVWEGINAICEPRGLHIPKEYYEPLPNFLPCHSHQCKKEGFDFYAFYYRDVLHTNSFTMENPWLDEAAQLDPFSYTIAINADSALARGLRDGQNVWVDSDSGRRVKGRLRFTQAVHPEGLGIAACAGHWSEGMPIAKGKGVFFNELLEVDFDHVSPINLSLDLCVKVRVTPAA from the coding sequence ATGCAGACAACGAATGCAGTTTTCCCGTTTTCGACCGGAGCAGATGACGCCTGGGTGCCCTCGGCGTGCGCCCTGTGTTACGCCTCCTGCTCCATTCGGGCCCACCGCGTGAACGGGGCGGTGGTCAAGATAGAGGGCAATCCCGACTCGGTGGTGGGCAAGGGCAGGCTCTGCGGCAAGGGCGTGACCGGAATCATGACCCACTATGATCCGAATCGGCTGACCAAGCCCCTGCGCCGTACCAACCCCAAGAAAGGCATCAACGAAGACCCCGGCTGGAAGGAAGTCTCATGGGACGAAGCGCTCGATGAGTTGGCATCGGTTCTCAAGCGGGTGCGCAAGGAAGATCCGCGCAAGCTGGTAGTGCAGCGCACCACCACGGTGACTGCCAGCGGCATGCCGTTCCGGGCCTTTTCCGCAGCCTTTGGCACGCCCAACGTTTCCGCTTCTGGTGGTGGCATCCACTGCGGCAACGGTGCTCACCTGATCAGCGGCACCATGCACGCCTCCTGGTCGGCGGTGCCGGATTTTGCCTACTGCAACTATGCCATGTACTTCGGCGCTTCCAAAGGCCACGCCGCCGGCCATGCCTCGGGTTCGAACATGGGCTTGGCCGCCGATGCCCGAGCGCGCGGCATGAAGATGGTGGTGGTGGATCCGATGGCGAATTTCGCTGGTGCCAAGGCGACAGAGTGGGTGCCGATTCGGGTGGGTACCGATGCGGCCTTGGCACTGGCTATGGCCCACGTGATGGTGCGCGAACTCGGCATCTACGACGTCGCTTATCTGCAGGCCAAGACCAACGGGGCTTACCTGATCGGTCCGGACCAACGCTATGTGCGCGATACGGAGTCGAACCAGCCACTGGTTTGGGACAAGGCGGCCCAGGCGGCGCGTCCGTTCTCCGCTGTCGTCGCTGCGGACATGGCGCTAGGGGGCGAGTTCAGCGTCCGCGGCGTCAAATGCGAACCTGGCTTCGCCAAGCTCAAGGCGCACCTGGCGAAGTTCACCCCAGAATGGGCCGAGGGCGTGTGCACGGTGCCGGCGAGGGATATCCGCAGACTTGCCGCCGAGTTCGCCGCGGAAGCCTGTATTGGTAGCACCATCGTCATCGATGGCGTCACTCTGCCCTATCGTCCGGTCGCCGCCATTGCCTTCCGCGGCAATCAGGGACACCTCAATTCCAACTACAACTTCATCGCCGTCGACCTGCTCAATCAATTGGTGGGCGCCGCCGATGTCGTTGGATCCTGCTTGGGCTTCAACCCCGCCTGCAAGGGCTTCCCTGAGAACGGCCGGCTGCGCTACGTACCCAAGCCGGATGCCGACGGACTCATGGTGGCCGGCATGTGGTTGGGCTTCCACTATCCCTATCCACCCACCGACCCACGCCTGCCGCAGAACCTCGGTCTGCAGGATCTGTTTGTGATGGGACTCAACTCCATCTTCCTCAACTCCACAGACCAGGAGGAATTCTGGCAGAAATTCGAGTTGCCGTACCGGCCGGAGGTGTTGATCAACTTCGGTGCCAATCTGGTCATGGCCATTGGCAATGGCGAGGTCGTGGCCAAGTCGCTAGAGCGCTACAAGTTTATGGTTTCCTTCGACCTGTTTCTTACCGAGACCTCACAGTTCGCCGACCTCGTACTGCCGGATGCCAGCTATCTGCAGATGACCGATTCACGCGCCAACTTTCCCTTCATGTTCAGCCTGCCCGCCGGCATGGGCGAATGGTGTTGGCCAATCCGCCAGCCGGTATTGCCGCTGGACGGCGGGCAGCGGCGGTTCACCGACGTGCTGCTTGATGTGGCGGACCGGATGGGGATGCGCGCTGACATCAATGCCGCTTACAACGCCGCCATGAATCTGCAGCACCCTTATCGCCTGGAGGGCGACAGGCCATACAGCTACGAGGAGATCTGCGACGCGGACCTGAAGAACAATTTCGGCGCCGAGCGCGGGCTGGACTGGTTCAAGGAGCACGGGCTGATCAAATGGAAGAAGCAGCCGCAAGAGGTGTATTGGCGCCCCTTCGTTGATGTCCGGGTACCGATCTATTGGGAATTCCTGGGTTCGGTATGGGAGGGCATCAACGCCATCTGCGAGCCGCGCGGCCTGCATATTCCGAAGGAATACTACGAGCCGCTCCCCAACTTCCTGCCCTGCCATTCGCACCAGTGCAAGAAGGAGGGATTCGATTTTTACGCCTTCTACTATCGCGACGTACTCCACACTAACAGCTTCACCATGGAGAATCCCTGGCTAGACGAGGCAGCACAGCTCGATCCATTCTCCTACACGATCGCCATCAACGCAGACAGTGCCCTCGCGCGGGGGCTGAGGGACGGTCAGAACGTATGGGTAGACTCCGACTCGGGACGTCGGGTGAAAGGGCGCTTGCGGTTTACCCAAGCCGTGCATCCGGAGGGACTCGGGATAGCCGCCTGCGCCGGCCACTGGAGCGAGGGCATGCCCATCGCCAAGGGCAAGGGGGTGTTCTTCAATGAACTGCTGGAAGTGGACTTCGATCACGTCAGCCCGATCAACTTGAGCCTCGACCTGTGCGTCAAAGTACGCGTCACGCCTGCTGCATGA
- the aroQ gene encoding gamma subclass chorismate mutase AroQ yields MAGQVRSFAAGGQTQDLRPCGQDAADAIGAMKRLMDERLSLMTEVARQKWNTKGAIEDLLREKEIVDGLKVEAAELGLSEVWAERFFRAQIEAGKVIQRECFVNWGQAGVDQFGNALDLARVIRPRLDQINSQLLRVLVLGWPVLADPTQCSHVAATTESLLAVHGELVATLAVVALREVETS; encoded by the coding sequence ATGGCCGGCCAAGTACGATCTTTCGCTGCAGGAGGCCAGACGCAGGACCTTCGACCATGCGGGCAGGACGCCGCCGACGCGATAGGGGCGATGAAACGTTTGATGGATGAGCGTCTGTCCCTGATGACTGAGGTGGCCCGCCAAAAATGGAATACCAAGGGCGCCATAGAGGATCTTCTGCGCGAAAAGGAAATCGTCGATGGACTCAAGGTCGAGGCGGCAGAGCTGGGTTTGTCGGAAGTGTGGGCGGAGCGGTTTTTCCGTGCTCAAATCGAGGCTGGCAAAGTGATACAACGCGAGTGCTTCGTCAACTGGGGGCAGGCCGGCGTGGATCAGTTCGGCAACGCGCTCGACCTGGCGAGGGTGATCCGCCCGCGCCTCGACCAGATCAACTCGCAACTCCTGCGCGTCTTGGTGCTTGGCTGGCCCGTTCTGGCAGATCCGACGCAGTGCAGCCACGTTGCCGCCACAACCGAATCCCTCCTTGCCGTCCACGGCGAATTGGTCGCTACGCTCGCCGTGGTGGCCTTGAGAGAGGTGGAAACATCATGA
- a CDS encoding fumarylacetoacetate hydrolase family protein, producing the protein MKLLRFNDGHIGISDGNKVVDVTRLCASSFDEWPPVGINRLIRDYPSLRTELQNALQSDAGVPLEAVRLQTPVPWPNKLIAYPVNYYDHATEMASRGLANLQGFFLKANSSLSGPADAIELPALPGREVHHECEIALVIGKEGRQISVEDALDHLFGYACLIDVTIRGKEERVMRKSYDSFTPVGPWIVTADEIADPFNINMRLWVNGELRQQANTRDLIVNIPQMISIASSATTLYPGDLIAAGTPAGVGPIWDGDVVTIEVEGVGRMRIPVVAGKRGTNVVFAKPYEFKRAG; encoded by the coding sequence ATGAAATTGCTCCGCTTTAATGACGGTCACATTGGCATCAGTGACGGCAACAAGGTCGTCGATGTCACCAGACTATGCGCGTCATCTTTTGACGAATGGCCTCCTGTTGGTATTAACAGGCTGATACGTGACTATCCCTCACTCAGGACCGAGCTCCAGAACGCGTTGCAATCTGATGCCGGAGTGCCTCTTGAGGCCGTACGCCTGCAGACACCAGTTCCCTGGCCCAATAAGCTCATTGCCTATCCGGTGAACTATTACGATCACGCCACTGAAATGGCATCGAGGGGCCTGGCCAACCTCCAAGGGTTTTTTCTGAAGGCGAACTCATCCTTGTCGGGCCCGGCCGATGCCATCGAGTTGCCGGCGCTACCCGGTCGGGAAGTTCATCATGAGTGTGAAATCGCCCTGGTCATAGGCAAGGAGGGGCGACAAATATCCGTTGAAGATGCCTTGGACCATCTTTTCGGCTACGCCTGTCTGATCGACGTCACCATACGCGGCAAGGAGGAGCGCGTGATGCGCAAGTCCTACGATAGCTTCACGCCAGTGGGGCCATGGATTGTTACCGCCGACGAAATTGCCGACCCCTTCAACATCAATATGCGCCTTTGGGTCAACGGCGAATTGCGGCAGCAGGCCAACACCAGGGACTTGATCGTCAATATTCCCCAGATGATCTCGATCGCCTCGTCTGCCACCACACTCTATCCCGGTGACCTGATCGCCGCAGGTACGCCTGCCGGTGTCGGACCGATATGGGATGGCGATGTCGTCACCATAGAGGTCGAAGGTGTCGGCCGCATGCGTATCCCGGTTGTTGCCGGTAAGCGGGGTACCAACGTGGTATTCGCCAAGCCCTATGAGTTCAAGCGCGCTGGGTAA
- a CDS encoding cupin domain-containing protein, whose amino-acid sequence MNDSSIASLQNAQGLDDLYPVLSANHLTAGWHKKRPSLWKEPRTEFQPLHWRYEVGRLALDQAGRWIDTELAERRNLLLFNPVGDNDYDTVRTLVAAYQMIKPGEHARAHRHTANALRFVLDAEPGVFSVVNGIKLPMIPGDVLLTPGECWHSHFNESDSNAYWIDVLDVPLVHLLEPMFFAEHPDKYQAVVEQPEDHAFWFPHARVQANLENLPAVNGVRRLMLGAGKCFATTDLAFLKLDKGATSGVRRSTASRIFAIAQGSGVAHLGTIEAQWHKGDVLAVPSWTSYEILADEDALIFEVNDEPTLRKLGFYKESCA is encoded by the coding sequence ATGAATGACAGTTCGATAGCCAGTCTACAGAACGCCCAAGGTCTGGATGATCTGTATCCGGTGCTCTCTGCCAATCATCTCACGGCGGGCTGGCACAAGAAAAGGCCTTCACTCTGGAAGGAACCGAGAACAGAGTTTCAGCCACTCCACTGGCGCTACGAAGTTGGACGACTGGCGCTGGATCAGGCCGGTAGGTGGATAGACACTGAGCTGGCCGAACGCCGCAATCTGCTGTTGTTCAATCCGGTGGGTGACAACGACTACGATACGGTGCGTACTCTGGTGGCGGCTTACCAAATGATCAAGCCAGGCGAACATGCACGAGCCCATCGGCATACTGCCAACGCGCTGCGTTTCGTACTGGATGCGGAGCCGGGTGTGTTTAGTGTGGTCAACGGCATCAAGTTGCCGATGATACCCGGGGATGTCTTGCTGACGCCAGGAGAGTGCTGGCACAGCCACTTCAACGAAAGCGACAGTAACGCCTATTGGATCGACGTGCTTGATGTGCCTTTGGTGCACCTGCTTGAACCAATGTTTTTCGCAGAGCATCCGGACAAGTATCAGGCTGTGGTTGAGCAACCGGAAGATCACGCATTCTGGTTCCCTCACGCCCGCGTGCAAGCCAACCTGGAGAATCTTCCGGCGGTGAATGGGGTACGTCGTCTGATGCTGGGGGCAGGGAAATGCTTTGCCACCACAGACCTGGCCTTTCTCAAACTGGATAAGGGTGCGACAAGCGGTGTTCGTCGCAGCACAGCGAGCAGGATATTTGCCATTGCCCAGGGCTCTGGTGTTGCTCATCTCGGCACCATCGAGGCGCAATGGCATAAAGGCGATGTGCTTGCCGTCCCATCCTGGACATCTTATGAAATTCTCGCCGACGAGGATGCCCTGATCTTCGAAGTAAATGACGAACCAACCCTGCGCAAACTGGGCTTCTACAAGGAGTCTTGTGCTTGA
- a CDS encoding FAD-dependent monooxygenase: protein MSKLKVLIGGGGIGGLAAGLALLKQGVDVEIYEQAIELREVGAGLQISPNGNRALNFLGVFEQLKQLSTEAESKEIRLWNTGKTWKLFDLGKEAIKRYGFPYMTVYRPNLLQVLADAVRQIKPDAIRLGARCMGVEQNESQVTLELDGGETLVGDALIGADGVHSRIRGALFGVDKPKFSGMVAWRTLIPMNLLPAHMARSVATNWIGPGGHVVHYPLNGGTVMNFVGTLEGNSWTSPPWNAPATVEACTEAFQGWHEDILAMIGKAPSILKWALCGRDFLDHWTRGRATLLGDACHPTLPFLAQGAVFTIEDAVVLGRCFEKYSDDIPVALARYETARLDRAYRMVRGAADNTSRFHNKALANPQEADRFVADQWQQAAIGERYDWLFNYDATSAAV, encoded by the coding sequence ATGAGCAAGCTGAAGGTACTGATTGGGGGCGGGGGCATCGGTGGCTTGGCCGCCGGCCTCGCCCTTTTGAAACAAGGTGTCGACGTTGAGATATACGAACAAGCGATCGAGTTGAGGGAAGTGGGTGCGGGATTACAGATTAGTCCGAATGGGAACCGGGCCCTCAATTTTCTCGGTGTGTTTGAGCAATTGAAACAATTGTCCACGGAGGCCGAGTCCAAGGAAATTCGTCTTTGGAATACGGGAAAGACCTGGAAATTGTTTGACCTAGGCAAGGAAGCGATCAAGCGTTACGGATTTCCGTACATGACCGTTTATCGCCCCAATCTGCTTCAGGTATTGGCCGATGCCGTTCGCCAGATCAAACCGGATGCAATACGTCTGGGAGCCCGCTGCATGGGGGTCGAACAGAACGAAAGCCAGGTAACGCTCGAACTGGATGGTGGAGAAACCTTGGTTGGCGATGCGCTGATCGGCGCCGATGGTGTCCACTCAAGGATACGCGGCGCATTGTTTGGAGTCGACAAGCCTAAATTCTCCGGTATGGTGGCCTGGCGCACTCTGATCCCGATGAACCTGCTTCCGGCTCACATGGCCCGCAGCGTGGCAACCAACTGGATTGGTCCGGGTGGGCATGTGGTCCATTACCCACTCAATGGTGGAACGGTAATGAACTTCGTCGGAACGCTGGAAGGTAACTCTTGGACGTCGCCGCCATGGAACGCACCCGCAACCGTCGAAGCTTGTACTGAAGCCTTCCAGGGATGGCACGAGGACATACTCGCAATGATCGGCAAGGCGCCATCCATCCTCAAGTGGGCCTTATGCGGCCGCGATTTTCTCGACCACTGGACGCGCGGGCGCGCCACCCTGTTGGGTGACGCCTGTCACCCAACCCTGCCTTTTCTTGCGCAAGGGGCGGTCTTCACGATTGAAGACGCAGTAGTGCTCGGACGTTGCTTCGAAAAATATAGTGACGATATTCCGGTCGCTCTGGCCAGGTATGAAACGGCACGCCTTGATCGCGCCTACCGGATGGTACGGGGTGCTGCCGACAACACTTCTCGCTTCCATAATAAGGCGCTAGCGAATCCGCAAGAGGCAGATCGGTTCGTCGCCGATCAGTGGCAGCAAGCGGCAATCGGCGAACGCTATGATTGGCTGTTCAATTACGACGCCACAAGTGCCGCAGTGTGA